The Rhizobium sp. WSM4643 genome includes the window TCCAGTTCCGGCAGTAGGTCGAGGGAGCCGCTGAACGGCATCTCGAATGTCTGGCCGATCGTCTGGAGGATGACGGGCCAGTTGATCAGCAACTCGTCGATGACGTTCGCTTGCCCATGCATGATGACGCTGTCGGGTTCGAAATTGTTATAGAGAAGCAATTTTCCTTGCCCGGCCTCGGCAATGCGGGACGATCCATAGGTTACCCCCATGCCGCCGCTGCGCGGCACGACAATCGACAGATACTCCGACGTATCGACGGTCGGCTCGATATTGAACTGAAACTCCGCCTCATGATAACCCGTCAGCAGAACGGCCTTGTCACAGACGGAGAAATCCAGTCCCCAATGGAAGTCCTGGGCGCGGCCGACAGGCTCGGCATCAAACGCGCCAAAAGCACCCCCCAGCGTTTCGACCATGTTGTCGAAGGACGAACCGCTAAATCGAAATGAGAATGGGGCAGTGCTATTTTCTGTCATGCTGCTCCCATTGTTCGATGTGGCTGTTTCGACATGCCCTTCTTGACCGCCCTGAGATGCCAGTGTGATGCGCGATCCGCGCGGGCGCCGGATCGGCGCGCCTACCTCTGCCAGTCTTGCCGGTCGTCATGCATCCGCCGTCGCGGGGCTTCATCAGGGCCAGCAGACGGTGCGGATGGGCGGAGCTCGCCTGTATATTAGACGATTGTAACTTATAGTGAAGCGGCTTGCCGCCGAGCAGGTGGATTTCCGCGTGGTCGGTCTCGGATCAGCGGCTTTCGGCAGCCGATCCAGCCCGAATTCGGGCGTGGCAAGCGTCAAAAAAACCAACCCTTTAACTGCATTATCGATTGCTCCGGCAGAGCTCAGATGTTTTTGCGAGACGGCAGGAACTGACAGAACGTGCGGCGATTGGCAAGATTTGCGCTACCGGTTATGACGGCAGTCCGCTGGTAAATGGATTGCGCTGAAGACGCGATTTTGCAGCTGTAGCCACCACGCCACAGGTTCAACTGCCCCGACCTTGCCGAGACGCGCTCATCATCTGAAGTTTGTAGGAATTCCCATCCGAGAGCCGCGCAGTCGCCTGCCGAAGGTTTTATAGTGGACCGTTTAAGGAGCCTTCGGCAGGCTGACAGGCATGCAAGCATACGCACGGGATGGGGTGCGTATGTATGATCCCTTCCATCCTTCTGGGGGCGACGGATGGACGGGCCTTTTGGCTTAGAGACCGCAAACCATCATGGTCTTGGTCAGGAATGATCTTATTATTCTCCAGCCACGGAGCAATTGTCAGGCGCCGATATTGTCGCCCGATCGGCTTTTCGCTACGCAGTCTGGACTGCTCCTGCGCAAAATGTATACGCAAGCACTCGCCTCAAGCCGTATCTTCCGCGGTGCGGCCTGCCGGCCGCCGCGCTCGGAAGGGATCGGGCGAGAGAATCGTCATCAGTTGCTCATCGTCAGCGAGCGCCAGCCCTCGTCCCGCCCCAATCACCAGGCGGCCGACTTCCCAATTCCGGAGATGGCGACCTGCCAGGTATCGGTGTCGCCAACGAAACGGAGAGACAGCCGCAAGCGCAGCTTCAGAGCGCGATCGAGAGGGCGCTATCGCGTTGGGGAGCTGCCTCCTGCGAGTTCACCATCGCACCCGCGAGCTGGCGGAAGGTGACAAGGCCCAATGCTTCCCCGGATGGCGAAATCACCCTCGCATCGTTGTCCTGCGCCGATGCCAGCATCCGGACGGCCTCTTCGACGGTCGTTCCTGATGCAATCGTCAATCCGCCTGGCACCGCACCGGAATGCAAGGATGTCATGACGGCATCGACCTGGATGACCCGGCCGCGATTGACCTCCTTGACGAAGTTGGCGATGTAGGCGTCGGCCGGACGCAGAACGATGTCCTGGCTGGTGCCCTGCTGGATGACTTCGCCATCGCGCAGGATCGCAATCTGATCGCCCAGCCGAAGGGCTTCGTCGAGATCGTGGGTGATGAAGACGATGGTCTTCTTGATCTCCTTCTGAATGTCGAGAAGGACCGTCTGCATATCCGTACGGATCAAAGGGTCGAGTGCCGAATAGGCTTCGTCCATCAGCAGAACCGGCGCATCGTTCGAGAGGGCTCGTGCCAGCCCGACGCGCTGCTGCATGCCGCCCGATAGCTGGTTGGGATATTTGCTCTCGAAGCCCTTCAGGCCGACCCGCTCCAGCCAGCCCATGGCGACGTCGGTGGCTTTCGAGCGCTCCATGCCCTGCACTTCGAGGCCGAAGATGGTATTGTCGAGAACATTTCGGTGCGGCAGAAGCGCAAACTTCTGAAACACCATGGCCGTCTGGTGCCGGCGAAACGTCCGCAATTCGGTCTCGTTCATTTTTACGACATCGACGCCGTCGACAAGCACTTCGCCGGCGGTTGGATCGATCAGGCGATTGATGTGGCGGATGAGCGTCGACTTGCCCGAACCCGAAAGACCCATGATGACCTGGATACGGCCCGAGGGTATCTCGAGATTGATATCTTTCAGGCCGAGCACGTGGCCGTGCTTTTCGTTGAGCTCGGTCTTCGACAATCCTTTCTGGACGGCATCGACATGAGCGGCAGGGTTGGGACCGAAGATCTTGTAGAGGTGGCGGATCTTGATGCCGCCGAAACGTTGATCAGCCATGGACGATCTCCCGATGCTTCTGGAGCCGCTTGCCATACGCCTGGCTGACCCGGTCGAAGATGATGGCAATGCCGACAATGGCAAGGCCGTTGAAAATACCCAAGGTGAAGTACTGGTTGGCAATGGCCTTCAGAACCGGCTGGCCAAGGCCCTGGACGCCGATCATCGAAGCGACGACCACCATGGCCAGCGCCATCATGATGGTCTGGTTGATGCCGGCCATGATGGTGGGAAGCGCCAGCGGCAACTGAACCTTGAACAACTTCTGCGCGCTCGACGTTCCGAAAGCATCGGCGGCCTCGAGCACGTCCTTGTCGACCAGGCGGATGCCGAGGTCGGTCAGCCTTATCATCGGCGGAATGGCGTAGATGACGACGGCGATCAGTCCCGGCACTTTGCCGATGCCGAGCAGCATGACCACAGGAATGAGGTAGACGAAGCTCGGCATGGTCTGCATGACGTCGAGGATCGGATTGATAACGCGCTGCAGCCGGTCGGAACGCGCCATCAAGATCCCCATCGGGATGCCGATGGCGATGGAGAGCACGGTACAGACGAAGATCATCGACACCGTCCGCATCGTATCGTCCCACATGTCGAAATAGCCGATCAGCAGCAGTGTCACGAGACAGCCGAAGACGATCTTCAGGCTGCGGCTCGCAAACCATGCGATGACAAGGATGATTGCCGTAATGATCGGCCACGGCGTCTGCGTCATGAAGCGGTCGGCGGCGATCAGGAAATGCTGCAGCGGGGAGAAGAGGTTTTCGATCGCGTCGCCATAGCTGCGGGTAAATGCGCGAAAGCCGTCATCGATCGCCTTCTTCAGATTGCGAAGTGCGTCGTCATCCATATGCGGGAATTTATAAAACCATTCCATTCGGTTCCCCTTTTTCTTCAAAGAGCCGTGGCAGTCTTTTTGATTTTATCGGCAGCGAGAGGCGGTGCGCGTTAAGCGCACCGCAGTCGTCGGCGTTAGAGCATGATGCCGAAAAGTGTGAGCGGTTTCCGCAGACATCATGCTCTCACTATTTAACTTAGAACAGGATTCAGATTTTAGGCCGAACAGGCCTGAAATCATCCTGTTCTAGAGCGCAGCTTCGACCTTCGTGGCTGCCTCAGGCGAAACCCACTTGGTCCAGAGGTCTTTGTTTTCTTTGAGGAAGTGCTTGGCGCCGTCCTCGCCGGTCGCCTGGTTGTCGGTCATCCAGGCCATCAGCTTGTTGACCGTTTCATTGCTCCAGGAGCGCTTCGCCAGATAGTCCATCACCTCGGGCCCGGCCTTTTCCGAGAAAGGCTTTGCAACGAGGGTGACGATCTTGTCGACCGGCCATGCGTTCGGCTTCGGATCGGGGCAATCGGCAACGGTATTGCAGCGCTTCCATTCGGCGGGGTCGTTCGGCACGCCGGCTTCCAGCTTGACCATCTGATATTTGCCGAGCAGCGCGGTCGGCGCCCAGTAATAGCCGGCCCAGCCTTCCTTGCGTTCGTAGGCCTTGGAGATCGAACCATCGAGGCCGGCAGCCGAGCCGGTATCGACGAGGGTGAAGCCGGCCTTGTCGGCTTCGAAGGCCTTGTAGAGCTGTGTGGTCACCACGGTGCCGCCCCAGCCCTGCGGTCCGTTGTAGATCGCGCCCTTCTTCGGATCCTCGGGAGCGGGGAAGAGTTCTGGATGCTTCAGCACGTCGCCGATGGTCTTGATGTCGGGATGGGCGTCGGCCAGATATTTGGGAATCCACCAGCCCTGCACGCCGCCATCGGGCAGCGGAGAGCCGACTTGGACGATCCGGCCTTCTTCCGTTCCCTTCTTGACGACATCGGGCAGCAGGTCGATCCAGGCTTCCGGCGCGATATCCGGCTGGCCCTTTTCAGCCATCGAGGTGATCGTCGGAACGGTATCGCCGACGGTGATTTCCGCTTGGCAGCCGTAACCTTCGTTCAGGATGAACTTGTCGAGGTTGGAGAGAACCTCCGCACTCTGCCAGTTCATGCTGGCGATGGTGACAGTGCCGCATTCGGCGGCGCTGGCGAAAGACGCCCCGCCGATCAGGCCGAACGTCAGACATGTCGATGCGAGTAGTTTTTTCATTCTCGTTCCCTCTGTTTAGCGGCCGGTTTTGCTAAGCGGGGCGCCGCAGGACCCGCTCCAACGGTTGTCAGGAAGCCTCTCCCATACTCACCGATTTCTTGAATGCCGCCGATAGTCCCTTCGCGACCGAAGCGTCGAACCCGGCAGCGCGCATGCCTTCGATGGCCGCCGCAGTGGTGCCGCGATAGCCGACAAAGGTTTGAACGACGTCATCGGGACATTCGTCGCGGCGCTCCAGCAAGCGGCCGGCGCCTGTGATCACCGTGTTGACGGCGCGGCGCGCAATCTCCGCCGGCAGGCCGTTTGCGACGGCGTCGCGCATCATGGCGGCGGCGAGCAGCGCCGGGAAAGCCGGCCCGGACCCGGAAAGGCCGGTGAGGTAATCGATGTCGCTTTCCCCTGCGACCTCGTCCTCAGATCCGCATGCCTGAAAAATCGCGCGGACGAGCGCCCGGTCGTCTTCGGTGACATTGCTCGCGCCAATCCACGGCGTATAGGATTTGGCGACTTCGGCGGCGGCGTTCGGCAAAGCGCGGACGACGCGACCGGTGTTGTGGCGCTCGGAAAGTGCGTCCAGGCGGATGCCCGCCATGACCGAGATGACCAGCTTGCCACCGGCATCGACATCAAGAGCATGCCAGTCATCAGGACGGACGGAGAGAAGGATCACGTCCGAACGGTCGGCAAGAGCCTGATTGTCGGTGGTCAGGAAAGAATTCGGAAAGCGGCGCGGCTGCTCGCTGCGATAAGAGAGGGAGAGGTTTCGAGGTTCGACCAGGGCGGCACCAAGGATCGAGCCGGCGATTGCTCCGCCAAGCCAGCCGCCGCCGCCAATGATTCCGATCCTCAAGGAAACGCTCATCCCGGCCTTCCCTAACCCGGCCTATAACCATGCCGGGAGAAGAAGCGATCGAGCTCCCTCTGCTGCGGCACTTCGCCGGTGTAGATGGCGATATATTCGGGAATCCGTTTCATGCGGACGGCGAGTTCCTCCTTGGCTTGCATAGAGATGTATCCGATCTGCACGAGGTACGTTGTTCGCGCTCGGACATCTGATGTCGCTTCTGGCAGCCCGAACCGGATAAACATCCGCTTGAGCGCATCAAGTCGGAGCTGATCGGCTTTCCGGACCTCGGCAAGAATCTCGTCGGACTGCAGCGCCCAGCTGCGCACGGCGAATTCGAACCTGGCGTCGAACAGATCATTGTTGAGCCAGCAATCGAAGACGTTGAGCATCGCCTCGGCGAGCGATTCCGCATAGGCTTCGGACTGCTTGACGATGTTGCCGGTGTTTTTGTCGCGCCAGCGCGCCACGAGCTCGGCCAGCAGTTCCTCCCGGTCCTTGAAGAACCAGTAGAAGCTCGTGCGCGAGAGGTTGAGCTTCTTCGCCAGCGGCAGAATTTTCACCGAATCCACGCCGGAATCCAGCAGCGAGTGGTATGCTGCTTCCAGCCATCCCTCCTGTGATCCGCGCCAGCCTGTATCATTCAAAGCCTGATCCATGGATCATCTCCTATCAAATTGTGAAGCTGCGCGCAAGAAAAATGTACATTAGTGTCGAAAGCGTCGACCCTGATGTTTTCGATATTGACACATATGTACATTATGCTTAGCGTCCCTTAGATATTTTAATCCGGAACCACGGCCTATGTCGAACGATCCCCTTCTTCAGCCCTATCAGCTCAAGCATCTGACGCTGCGCAACCGTATCATCGTGACCTCCCACGAGCCGGCTTATCCGGAGGACGGCATGCCAAAGGAGAGGTATCGCGCCTATACGGTGGAGCGGGCAAAGGGCGGCGTGGCCTTGACGATGACGGCTGGCTCGGCCGCGGTTTCCAGGGACAGCCCGCCGGTCTTCAACAACCTGCTCGCCTATAAGGACGAGATCGTGCCCTGGGTCAGGGAAATGACCGACGCCGTGCATGAAGAGGGTGCGGCGATCATGATCCAGCTCACCCATCTCGGCCGGCGCACGCGCTGGGACAAGGGCGACTGGCTGCCGGTGGTGGCGCCGTCGCATCATCGCGAGGCTTCCCACCGCTCCTTCCCGAAGAAGATGGAAGATTGGGACATCGAGCGCATCATCAAGGATTTCGCCGATGCTGCGGAGCGCATGAAGGCAGGCGGCATGGACGGTGTCGAACTGGAAGCCTACGGCCACCTGATCGATCAGTTCACGTCTCCGCTCACCAATGAGCTTGACGGTCCCTATGGCGGCTCGCTCGATAACCGTTTGCGGTTCTGCTTCGACGTCTTCAAGGCGATCCGGCAAAGGGTGGGGAACGACTTCATTCTGGGCGTGCGCTATACCGCCGACGAATGTCTTCCCGGCGGTACCGGCAAGGGCGACGGCATCGAAATCTCCAGGCGTCTGAAGGCAAGCGGCCTCATCGATTACCTGAACGTCATTCGCGGCCACATCGATACCGATGCGGGTCTGACCGACGTGATCCCGATCCAGGGCATGGCGAATTCACCGCATCTCGATTTCGCCGGCGAAATTCGCGCCGCAACCAATTTCCCGACCTTCCATGCGGCGAAAATCCCTGACGTCGCCACCGCGCGCCACGCGATCGCCTCCGGCAAGGTCGACATGGTCGGCATGACGCGCGCCCACATGACCGACCCGCACATCGTCCGCAAGATCATCGAAAAGCGCGAAGACGATATTCGTCCCTGCGTCGGCGCCAATTACTGTCTCGATCGCATCTACCAGGGCGGCGCCGCCTTCTGTATCCACAATGCCGCCACCGGCCGCGAACTGACCATGCCGCACATCGTGGCGAGGGCCGACTTCAAGAAAAAGGTCGTCATCGTCGGCGCCGGCCCGGCCGGTCTGGAAGCGGCGCGCGTCGCCGGAGAACGCGGCCACCAAGTCGTCGTTTTCGAAGCGGCGAACAATCCCGGCGGTCAGATCCGCCTCACCGCCCAAAGCGAGCGCCGCAGGGAGATGATCAGCATCATCGACTGGCGCATGAGCCAGTGCGAGAAATACGACGTCACCTTCCACTTCAACACCTGGGCCGAAGCGGACACGATCGGAGCCGAGAACCCCGATGTCGTCATCATCGCGACCGGCGGCCTGCCGCATACCGAGGTTCTCGCCAGCGGCAACGAGTTGGTGGTCTCGTCATGGGACATCATCTCCGGCGACGTGAAGCCTGGAACCAACGTGCTGATCTTCGACGATGCCGGCGACCATGCCGGCCTCCAGGCAGCGGAGTTCCTCGCCCAGGCAGGCGCCAAGGTCGAGATCATGACGCCGGACCGGTCCTTCGCGCCCGAGGTCATGGCCATGAATCTGGTGCCCTATATGCGGTCCCTGCAGAAGCACGACGTGACCTTCACCGTCACCTATCGTCTCGAGGCCGTCGAGAAGAGCGGCAACCAGCTCGTCGCCCATATCGGCAGCGATTACGGCGGGATTGCCAAGCAGCACAGCTTCGACCAGATCGTCGTCAATCATGGGACCATTCCGCTCGATGAGCTCTATTTCGAACTGAAACCCAGCTCGAGCAATCTCGGCGAGATGTCGCACGACCAGCTTCTTTCCGGAGAACCTCAGTCCGTCATTCGCAATCCTGATGGCAAGTTCCAGCTGTTCCGGATCGGCGATGCGGTCGCCGCACGCAACACGCATGCGGCCGTCTATGACGGGCTGCGCATCGCGAAAGATATCTAATCGCTACAGTGGACCGCTTGCTGGTCGATCGTCTCGGGAGGTGATGACATGAGGTTACGCAATGAAAGCCTCCAGATCTTCCTGGATGCGGCTTTCGCGGCTTTCGACCAGTTCGCCAAGGCCCCGGAAGCCCGCCGTTCGGTTCGTCAGATTTTTGCGGCGCTGGAGCGCCCAGGGATCGCGCGTACGGGGCCGGGAAGCCGATTGCCCGTGTGTGCTCAGCTTGATGTGGCGCTTTCCTTCGATACGTCCTATCCTTCGCTGACGCGTTTGATCGAGGGGTTCAAAGGCGTCGAGCCAATGCTTGAATGGCATCGGCGCACCAAGTATGACCACACGGCCAGCGACAATTTTGTCGATGGGCATGCCAATGCCATGATTATCGGCCCGGGAGGATTGGAAGAGCGGAGCGACCTGTGGATCGGCGTGACGTTGATGGCGCCTCACGTGCGCTATCCGGATCACGATCATGCGCCCGAGGAAGTCTATCTCGTGCTTTCCGAGGGAGAGTTCCAGCAGGGGGAGCGTGACTGGTTTTCGCCAGGAATCGGCGGATCCTTCTACAATATCCCTGGCATCAAACACGCCATGAGGTCGGTCGACACGCCGTTCTTTGCCTTCTGGGTATTACTTGCCGAACGGCCAGCAGTTTAGAAGTATAGGGGGGTTGCCCATGAAAATTCTCGTCCCAGTCAAACGGGTTGTCGACTACAACGTGAAGATCCGGGTGAAGCCGGATGGCACGGGTGTCGAGCTCGCCAATGTGAAGATGTCGATGAACCCGTTCGACGAGATCTCGGTGGAAGAGGCGCTGCGGCTGAGGGAAGCCGGCAAGTGCGAGGAAGTGGTGGTGGTGTCGATCGGTCCGGCCAAAGCCGAGGAGACGCTGCGGACCGCCCTTGCGATGGGTGCCGATCGGGCGATCCTGGTCGAGACCGACGATCAGATCGAGCCGCTCACCGTTGCCAAGATCCTCAAGGCTGTCGCCGATGCCGAACAGCCGGGGCTGATCATATCAGGCAAGCAGGCGATCGACGACGACAGCAACCAGACCGGCCAGATGCTGGCAGCACTGATGGGAATTGCCCAAGCAACCTTCGCCTCGAAGATCGAGATCCAAGCCTCTGGTTCTGGGGGCAAAGCAACCGTCACCCGCGAAGTCGATGGCGGCCTGCAGACGATCGAGATCAAGCTGCCGGCGGTCGTCACATCAGATCTGCGCTTGAACGAACCGCGCTATGCCTCGCTGCCGAATATCATGAAGGCGAAGAAGAAGCCGCTCGACAAGAAGACGCCCGGCGACTTCGGTGTCTCCACCACACCGCATCTCAAAGTGTTGAAGACCGAGGAACCGTCAGGCCGCAAGGCCGGCGTCAAGGTCAAGTCGGTCGCCGAACTGATCGACAAGCTCAAAAACGAAGCCGGCGTGCTGTAATCAGCTGGGAACAGGAGCCAATATCATGACCATTCTTCTTCTGGCTGACCACGACAATGCCAGCCTGTCCGATCAGACCGCCAAGGCGCTGACGGCGGCCTCCAAAATTGGCGGCGACGTGCATGTGCTGGTTGCCGGCAAGGCTGCCAAGCCCGCTGCCGACGCCGCCGCCAAGCTTGCCGGCGTCTCGAAAGTGCTGCT containing:
- a CDS encoding quaternary amine ABC transporter ATP-binding protein produces the protein MADQRFGGIKIRHLYKIFGPNPAAHVDAVQKGLSKTELNEKHGHVLGLKDINLEIPSGRIQVIMGLSGSGKSTLIRHINRLIDPTAGEVLVDGVDVVKMNETELRTFRRHQTAMVFQKFALLPHRNVLDNTIFGLEVQGMERSKATDVAMGWLERVGLKGFESKYPNQLSGGMQQRVGLARALSNDAPVLLMDEAYSALDPLIRTDMQTVLLDIQKEIKKTIVFITHDLDEALRLGDQIAILRDGEVIQQGTSQDIVLRPADAYIANFVKEVNRGRVIQVDAVMTSLHSGAVPGGLTIASGTTVEEAVRMLASAQDNDARVISPSGEALGLVTFRQLAGAMVNSQEAAPQRDSALSIAL
- a CDS encoding ABC transporter permease, giving the protein MEWFYKFPHMDDDALRNLKKAIDDGFRAFTRSYGDAIENLFSPLQHFLIAADRFMTQTPWPIITAIILVIAWFASRSLKIVFGCLVTLLLIGYFDMWDDTMRTVSMIFVCTVLSIAIGIPMGILMARSDRLQRVINPILDVMQTMPSFVYLIPVVMLLGIGKVPGLIAVVIYAIPPMIRLTDLGIRLVDKDVLEAADAFGTSSAQKLFKVQLPLALPTIMAGINQTIMMALAMVVVASMIGVQGLGQPVLKAIANQYFTLGIFNGLAIVGIAIIFDRVSQAYGKRLQKHREIVHG
- a CDS encoding ABC transporter substrate-binding protein encodes the protein MKKLLASTCLTFGLIGGASFASAAECGTVTIASMNWQSAEVLSNLDKFILNEGYGCQAEITVGDTVPTITSMAEKGQPDIAPEAWIDLLPDVVKKGTEEGRIVQVGSPLPDGGVQGWWIPKYLADAHPDIKTIGDVLKHPELFPAPEDPKKGAIYNGPQGWGGTVVTTQLYKAFEADKAGFTLVDTGSAAGLDGSISKAYERKEGWAGYYWAPTALLGKYQMVKLEAGVPNDPAEWKRCNTVADCPDPKPNAWPVDKIVTLVAKPFSEKAGPEVMDYLAKRSWSNETVNKLMAWMTDNQATGEDGAKHFLKENKDLWTKWVSPEAATKVEAAL
- a CDS encoding pyrroline-5-carboxylate reductase family protein, with protein sequence MSVSLRIGIIGGGGWLGGAIAGSILGAALVEPRNLSLSYRSEQPRRFPNSFLTTDNQALADRSDVILLSVRPDDWHALDVDAGGKLVISVMAGIRLDALSERHNTGRVVRALPNAAAEVAKSYTPWIGASNVTEDDRALVRAIFQACGSEDEVAGESDIDYLTGLSGSGPAFPALLAAAMMRDAVANGLPAEIARRAVNTVITGAGRLLERRDECPDDVVQTFVGYRGTTAAAIEGMRAAGFDASVAKGLSAAFKKSVSMGEAS
- a CDS encoding TetR/AcrR family transcriptional regulator yields the protein MDQALNDTGWRGSQEGWLEAAYHSLLDSGVDSVKILPLAKKLNLSRTSFYWFFKDREELLAELVARWRDKNTGNIVKQSEAYAESLAEAMLNVFDCWLNNDLFDARFEFAVRSWALQSDEILAEVRKADQLRLDALKRMFIRFGLPEATSDVRARTTYLVQIGYISMQAKEELAVRMKRIPEYIAIYTGEVPQQRELDRFFSRHGYRPG
- a CDS encoding NADH:flavin oxidoreductase, translated to MSNDPLLQPYQLKHLTLRNRIIVTSHEPAYPEDGMPKERYRAYTVERAKGGVALTMTAGSAAVSRDSPPVFNNLLAYKDEIVPWVREMTDAVHEEGAAIMIQLTHLGRRTRWDKGDWLPVVAPSHHREASHRSFPKKMEDWDIERIIKDFADAAERMKAGGMDGVELEAYGHLIDQFTSPLTNELDGPYGGSLDNRLRFCFDVFKAIRQRVGNDFILGVRYTADECLPGGTGKGDGIEISRRLKASGLIDYLNVIRGHIDTDAGLTDVIPIQGMANSPHLDFAGEIRAATNFPTFHAAKIPDVATARHAIASGKVDMVGMTRAHMTDPHIVRKIIEKREDDIRPCVGANYCLDRIYQGGAAFCIHNAATGRELTMPHIVARADFKKKVVIVGAGPAGLEAARVAGERGHQVVVFEAANNPGGQIRLTAQSERRREMISIIDWRMSQCEKYDVTFHFNTWAEADTIGAENPDVVIIATGGLPHTEVLASGNELVVSSWDIISGDVKPGTNVLIFDDAGDHAGLQAAEFLAQAGAKVEIMTPDRSFAPEVMAMNLVPYMRSLQKHDVTFTVTYRLEAVEKSGNQLVAHIGSDYGGIAKQHSFDQIVVNHGTIPLDELYFELKPSSSNLGEMSHDQLLSGEPQSVIRNPDGKFQLFRIGDAVAARNTHAAVYDGLRIAKDI
- a CDS encoding dimethylsulfoniopropionate lyase, with product MRLRNESLQIFLDAAFAAFDQFAKAPEARRSVRQIFAALERPGIARTGPGSRLPVCAQLDVALSFDTSYPSLTRLIEGFKGVEPMLEWHRRTKYDHTASDNFVDGHANAMIIGPGGLEERSDLWIGVTLMAPHVRYPDHDHAPEEVYLVLSEGEFQQGERDWFSPGIGGSFYNIPGIKHAMRSVDTPFFAFWVLLAERPAV
- a CDS encoding electron transfer flavoprotein subunit beta/FixA family protein; protein product: MKILVPVKRVVDYNVKIRVKPDGTGVELANVKMSMNPFDEISVEEALRLREAGKCEEVVVVSIGPAKAEETLRTALAMGADRAILVETDDQIEPLTVAKILKAVADAEQPGLIISGKQAIDDDSNQTGQMLAALMGIAQATFASKIEIQASGSGGKATVTREVDGGLQTIEIKLPAVVTSDLRLNEPRYASLPNIMKAKKKPLDKKTPGDFGVSTTPHLKVLKTEEPSGRKAGVKVKSVAELIDKLKNEAGVL